From Chiloscyllium plagiosum isolate BGI_BamShark_2017 chromosome 38, ASM401019v2, whole genome shotgun sequence, a single genomic window includes:
- the rps24 gene encoding 40S ribosomal protein S24 isoform X1, producing the protein MNDTVTIRTRKFMTNRLLQRKQMVVDVLHPGKPTVPKTEIREKLAKMYKTTPDVVFVFGFRTQFGGGKTTGFAMVYDSLDYAKKNEPKHRLARHGLLERKKVSRKQRKERKNRMKKVRGTAKANVGTGKKKK; encoded by the exons atg AATGACACTGTGACCATCAGAACCAGAAAGTTCATGACAAATCGCTTGCTTCAACGCAAGCAAATG GTTGTCGATGTTCTCCATCCTGGCAAACCCACAGTTCCTAAGACAGAAATTAGGGAAAAACTAGCAAAAATGTACAAAACAACACCAGATGTCGTGTTTGTCTTTGGCTTCAGGACACAATTTGGTGGTGGTAAGACAACAGGTTTTGCCATGGTCTACGATTCCTTAGATTACGCTAAGAAGAATGAACCTAAACACAGGCTGGCAAGG CACGGTCTGTTGGAGAGAAAAAAGGTTTCCAGGAAACAGCGAAAGGAGCGCAAGAACAGAATGAAGAAAGTTCGGGGCACAGCTAAAGCTAACGTTGGTACTGGCAAAAAG AAG AAATGA
- the rps24 gene encoding 40S ribosomal protein S24 isoform X3, whose product MNDTVTIRTRKFMTNRLLQRKQMVVDVLHPGKPTVPKTEIREKLAKMYKTTPDVVFVFGFRTQFGGGKTTGFAMVYDSLDYAKKNEPKHRLARHGLLERKKVSRKQRKERKNRMKKVRGTAKANVGTGKK is encoded by the exons atg AATGACACTGTGACCATCAGAACCAGAAAGTTCATGACAAATCGCTTGCTTCAACGCAAGCAAATG GTTGTCGATGTTCTCCATCCTGGCAAACCCACAGTTCCTAAGACAGAAATTAGGGAAAAACTAGCAAAAATGTACAAAACAACACCAGATGTCGTGTTTGTCTTTGGCTTCAGGACACAATTTGGTGGTGGTAAGACAACAGGTTTTGCCATGGTCTACGATTCCTTAGATTACGCTAAGAAGAATGAACCTAAACACAGGCTGGCAAGG CACGGTCTGTTGGAGAGAAAAAAGGTTTCCAGGAAACAGCGAAAGGAGCGCAAGAACAGAATGAAGAAAGTTCGGGGCACAGCTAAAGCTAACGTTGGTACTGGCAAAAAG TAA
- the rps24 gene encoding 40S ribosomal protein S24 isoform X2 — MNDTVTIRTRKFMTNRLLQRKQMVVDVLHPGKPTVPKTEIREKLAKMYKTTPDVVFVFGFRTQFGGGKTTGFAMVYDSLDYAKKNEPKHRLARHGLLERKKVSRKQRKERKNRMKKVRGTAKANVGTGKKK; from the exons atg AATGACACTGTGACCATCAGAACCAGAAAGTTCATGACAAATCGCTTGCTTCAACGCAAGCAAATG GTTGTCGATGTTCTCCATCCTGGCAAACCCACAGTTCCTAAGACAGAAATTAGGGAAAAACTAGCAAAAATGTACAAAACAACACCAGATGTCGTGTTTGTCTTTGGCTTCAGGACACAATTTGGTGGTGGTAAGACAACAGGTTTTGCCATGGTCTACGATTCCTTAGATTACGCTAAGAAGAATGAACCTAAACACAGGCTGGCAAGG CACGGTCTGTTGGAGAGAAAAAAGGTTTCCAGGAAACAGCGAAAGGAGCGCAAGAACAGAATGAAGAAAGTTCGGGGCACAGCTAAAGCTAACGTTGGTACTGGCAAAAAG AAATGA